Proteins encoded within one genomic window of Eleutherodactylus coqui strain aEleCoq1 chromosome 1, aEleCoq1.hap1, whole genome shotgun sequence:
- the POMP gene encoding proteasome maturation protein has protein sequence MNTKALSSQLKDSIPIAELSTQYGGYGLQDTLRTGFTSVQSDLLPSHPLELAEKNFQINQEKVSFSTLRNIQGLHAPLKLQMEYRAAKQIQRLPFLQSSNIALDTLRGNDESISFEDILSDPAQCEMMGEPHMMMEHKLGLL, from the exons ATG AATACCAAGGCCCTTTCTTCACAACTGAAGGACAGCATCCCGATCGCTGAGCTCTCTACACAGTACGGCGGATATGGACTTCAGGATACCCTCCGAACGGG ATTTACTAGTGTGCAAAGTGATCTCCTACCAAGTCATCCACTAGAACTTGCTGAGAAAAAT TTTCAGATAAACCAGGAGAAAGTAAGTTTCTCTACTCTAAGAAACATCCAAGGCTTGCATGCTCCTCTGAAGCTGCAAATGGAGTATAGAGCAGCTAAACAG ATTCAGCGCCTTCCGTTCTTGCAGAGCTCTAACATCGCTCTGGACACCTTGAGAGGGAACGATGAGTCTATCAGCTTTGAAGATATTCTCAGTG ATCCTGCTCAGTGTGAGATGATGGGAGAGCCGCACATGATGATGGAACACAAATTGGGCTTGTTATAA